Proteins encoded together in one Gemmatimonadota bacterium window:
- a CDS encoding epimerase translates to MLNRREFLTGRPSAPLNILILGGTGFTGPEQVEYALARGHRVTLFNRNKTRPNFFKGKVHEELVGDLNGDVSALAGKTFDVVIDNPTTFPFWVRNAAQHLAGHTKHYIFISTESVYPDNSVPNADESAGTTPMPEGLDPYTIVPADAGKYYGALKSFSEREVEKQYPGINTIIRAGLIVGPLDRSDRFTYWPVRIDKGGEVMAPGAPNHPAQIIDSRDLAEFMVRMAEQRVFGTFNVTGPAKPMTMHEMLSGIRSVTTAGAQFTWVPADFLKANGIAAWRHMPTWIPPEGATAGFLMRSNAKAISKGLTFRPLAVTAKDTLDWHKTRTEAERKSMDDGAIAGIPAAKEAEVLAAWKAKQKAAP, encoded by the coding sequence ATGCTGAACAGACGGGAGTTCCTCACTGGGCGCCCCAGCGCTCCGCTCAACATCCTGATCCTCGGTGGCACCGGCTTCACCGGCCCCGAGCAGGTGGAATACGCGCTTGCACGTGGCCATCGCGTGACGCTGTTCAACCGCAACAAAACCCGCCCGAACTTTTTTAAGGGCAAGGTGCACGAAGAGCTTGTCGGTGATCTCAATGGCGACGTGAGCGCACTGGCCGGAAAAACGTTTGATGTGGTGATCGACAACCCCACGACCTTTCCGTTCTGGGTGCGCAACGCCGCACAGCATCTCGCCGGGCACACCAAGCATTACATCTTCATCTCTACGGAGTCGGTGTATCCCGACAACTCCGTTCCCAACGCCGACGAAAGCGCGGGCACCACGCCCATGCCCGAAGGACTCGATCCCTACACCATCGTCCCTGCTGATGCTGGCAAGTACTACGGCGCGCTCAAGAGTTTTTCGGAACGCGAAGTTGAAAAACAGTATCCGGGTATCAACACCATCATTCGCGCGGGGTTGATTGTTGGTCCGCTCGACCGCTCGGACCGCTTTACCTACTGGCCGGTGCGTATCGACAAGGGGGGCGAAGTCATGGCCCCGGGCGCTCCGAACCATCCGGCGCAGATCATTGACTCGCGCGATCTCGCGGAGTTTATGGTGCGCATGGCAGAGCAACGTGTGTTCGGTACGTTCAATGTGACCGGCCCCGCAAAACCGATGACGATGCACGAGATGCTCTCGGGCATCCGATCGGTGACGACGGCGGGCGCGCAGTTCACCTGGGTTCCGGCCGACTTCCTGAAAGCGAACGGCATTGCCGCCTGGCGTCATATGCCCACCTGGATTCCGCCCGAAGGTGCAACAGCTGGGTTCTTGATGCGCAGTAATGCCAAAGCCATTTCCAAGGGACTCACCTTCCGCCCGCTCGCCGTGACCGCCAAGGACACGCTCGACTGGCACAAGACGCGTACGGAAGCCGAACGGAAGTCCATGGACGATGGGGCGATTGCCGGTATTCCGGCGGCCAAGGAAGCCGAAGTGTTGGCGGCGTGGAAGGCCAAGCAGAAGGCGGCACCCTGA